In a genomic window of Pedobacter sp. KBS0701:
- a CDS encoding TldD/PmbA family protein has translation MKRRNFIYLTGVGAAAAMLPAIPVFGKEISPEQALEYIDPAAKKIMSDVALNAARSKGATYTDVRVGRYLNQYVVTREDKVENIVNTESYGIGIRVISNGSWGFAATDKLDKDSIAKAAELAVTIAKENARLLREPVMLAPQKGYGEVSWKAPIEKNTFEVPVKEKVDLLLAVNDAAMKGGADYINSVLFAVNEQKYFASTDGSYIDQDIHRIWPTFYITKIDKVSGKFETRNALSAPTGKGYEYLNARPEDKIQTASGTLYKGRYDMLEDATQAARQVGEKMKAKSVEPGKYDLVLDPSHLWLTIHESCGHPTELDRVLGYEANYAGTSFLTLDKWESKKFNYGSKEVNITADKTEVGSLGAVGYDDEGVKCGKWDVIKDGILVNYQAIRDQAHIVGLNASQGCCYADNWSSVQFQRMANISLQPGKAKLSIADQIKNVEKGIYIVGDGSFSIDQQRYNFQFGGQLYYEIKAGKIVGMLKDVAYQANTQEFWNSCVAICDQSDYRLGGSFFDGKGQPGQVSAVSHGSATARFNKVNVINTARKI, from the coding sequence TTGAAACGTAGAAACTTTATTTATTTAACTGGTGTGGGGGCTGCTGCGGCTATGCTTCCTGCCATTCCGGTTTTTGGGAAAGAGATTTCCCCCGAGCAGGCCTTAGAATATATTGATCCTGCAGCTAAAAAAATCATGTCGGATGTGGCTTTGAATGCGGCAAGATCAAAAGGTGCAACTTATACTGATGTGCGTGTAGGCAGATACCTTAACCAATATGTTGTTACACGTGAGGATAAAGTAGAGAATATTGTAAATACCGAATCGTATGGCATCGGTATCAGGGTAATTTCGAATGGAAGCTGGGGATTTGCAGCAACCGATAAATTGGATAAGGATAGCATCGCCAAAGCAGCTGAACTGGCGGTAACTATTGCCAAAGAAAATGCCCGTTTGTTAAGAGAACCTGTAATGCTAGCCCCACAAAAAGGATATGGCGAAGTAAGCTGGAAAGCGCCGATTGAGAAAAATACTTTTGAAGTACCCGTAAAAGAAAAGGTAGATTTATTGTTGGCGGTGAATGATGCGGCGATGAAGGGTGGTGCAGATTATATTAACTCCGTATTATTTGCGGTAAATGAACAAAAATATTTCGCTTCAACTGATGGTTCTTATATCGATCAGGATATTCACCGCATCTGGCCAACTTTCTATATCACTAAAATAGATAAGGTAAGCGGTAAGTTCGAAACCAGAAATGCATTGAGTGCCCCGACAGGTAAAGGCTACGAATATCTAAATGCCAGGCCAGAGGATAAAATACAAACAGCTTCTGGTACGCTTTACAAAGGCAGGTACGATATGCTTGAAGATGCTACACAGGCGGCCAGACAGGTAGGCGAAAAGATGAAGGCAAAATCGGTAGAGCCAGGCAAGTATGATCTGGTATTAGATCCTTCACATTTATGGTTAACGATTCATGAATCGTGTGGACACCCGACCGAGCTCGACCGTGTATTGGGCTATGAAGCCAATTATGCGGGAACAAGTTTCCTAACCTTAGACAAATGGGAATCTAAAAAATTTAATTACGGTAGTAAGGAAGTTAATATTACTGCCGATAAAACCGAAGTTGGATCGTTAGGGGCTGTTGGTTATGACGATGAAGGTGTGAAATGCGGAAAATGGGATGTAATTAAAGATGGCATATTGGTAAATTATCAGGCCATCAGAGATCAGGCACATATAGTAGGTTTAAATGCATCGCAAGGATGTTGTTATGCCGATAACTGGAGCAGTGTTCAGTTTCAGCGCATGGCAAATATTTCTTTGCAACCGGGTAAGGCCAAATTGAGTATAGCAGATCAGATCAAAAATGTAGAAAAAGGCATTTACATTGTAGGCGACGGATCTTTTTCTATCGATCAGCAACGTTATAATTTCCAGTTCGGTGGTCAGCTGTATTACGAAATTAAAGCCGGGAAAATAGTTGGTATGCTAAAAGATGTGGCTTATCAGGCAAATACCCAGGAGTTCTGGAATTCGTGTGTGGCCATTTGCGATCAGAGCGATTACCGTTTAGGAGGCTCGTTCTTTGATGGTAAAGGCCAGCCTGGTCAGGTAAGTGCTGTATCTCACGGATCGGCAACCGCACGTTTTAATAAAGTTAATGTGATCAACACCGCTAGAAAAATCTGA
- a CDS encoding TldD/PmbA family protein, whose translation MPILTKAEAKALLTKVLSYSKAEQCEVNLNCSDSGNLRYARNAVSTSGGISANSLVVSSAFGKKLGTATINEFDDASLEKVVRRAEELAQLAPENPEFMPFLGPQEYGPDSPTFSPATAAVTPKDRADAVQASLKQAMDNKLNAAGFLSNSVGCAALMNSKGLFAYNTSTDVAFNITVRTDDGKGSGYATRGYNDFSKLNAKADTAIAAKKAMSSVTAKAIEPGKYTVILEPTAVAVMLENLFFSLDARQADEGRSFMSKTGGKTKLGEQLVDERVNIYSDPWNPELPTSTWSGDGRPQEKINWIEKGVVKNLYSSRYWAQKTGIKAIPTPGGAIMQGGTKTLEELIKGTEKGILVTRLWYIRTVDPQTLLLTGLTRDGTFYIENGEIKFPVKNFRFNESPVIMLNNLDEIGIAERTVSAESEANYLLPPLRIRDFTFTSLSDAV comes from the coding sequence ATGCCAATCTTAACAAAAGCAGAAGCAAAGGCACTTTTAACTAAGGTACTTTCTTACTCTAAAGCAGAACAATGTGAAGTCAATCTAAACTGCTCAGATAGCGGGAACCTAAGGTATGCCAGAAACGCAGTTTCTACCAGTGGTGGAATTAGTGCTAACAGTTTGGTGGTGAGTTCAGCCTTCGGGAAAAAACTGGGTACGGCCACTATAAATGAATTTGATGATGCCTCGCTGGAAAAAGTAGTGCGCAGAGCAGAAGAACTTGCGCAGCTTGCCCCGGAAAATCCTGAATTTATGCCTTTTCTAGGGCCTCAGGAATATGGTCCCGATTCACCCACATTTTCTCCTGCTACAGCAGCTGTTACGCCAAAAGATAGAGCTGATGCAGTACAGGCCAGTTTAAAACAGGCTATGGATAATAAACTGAATGCCGCAGGATTTTTGTCGAACAGCGTGGGTTGCGCTGCATTGATGAATAGTAAGGGGTTATTTGCTTATAATACTTCAACCGATGTTGCTTTTAACATTACGGTAAGAACTGATGATGGCAAGGGCTCAGGTTATGCCACCAGAGGATACAACGATTTTAGCAAGCTTAATGCAAAGGCCGATACAGCTATAGCAGCAAAAAAAGCAATGTCGTCAGTAACTGCAAAAGCGATAGAGCCGGGTAAATATACTGTTATTTTAGAGCCAACCGCCGTAGCAGTAATGTTAGAAAACTTATTCTTCTCGCTGGACGCCAGACAAGCGGATGAAGGAAGAAGCTTCATGAGTAAAACCGGAGGAAAGACCAAATTAGGGGAACAGCTGGTAGATGAACGGGTAAATATTTATTCCGATCCATGGAATCCTGAGCTTCCAACTTCAACATGGTCTGGAGATGGAAGGCCTCAGGAGAAGATAAACTGGATAGAAAAAGGAGTAGTGAAAAATTTATACAGTTCGAGATATTGGGCACAGAAAACCGGAATTAAGGCAATACCAACTCCTGGCGGTGCCATTATGCAAGGTGGAACCAAGACATTGGAAGAACTGATTAAGGGGACAGAAAAAGGTATATTGGTTACGCGTTTATGGTATATCCGTACGGTAGATCCACAAACCTTATTGCTAACCGGGTTGACCAGGGATGGTACTTTTTACATCGAAAACGGAGAAATCAAATTCCCGGTCAAAAATTTTCGTTTCAATGAAAGTCCGGTTATCATGCTGAATAACCTGGATGAGATTGGAATAGCCGAAAGAACAGTCAGTGCCGAATCAGAAGCCAACTATCTATTGCCGCCATTAAGAATAAGGGATTTTACTTTTACTTCTTTGTCTGATGCAGTATAG
- a CDS encoding (Fe-S)-binding protein yields the protein MEFKVPTMAELMAAGEEPEILFWVGCAGSYDERAQKITHAICKILHHVGIKYAVLGTEESCTGDPAKRAGNEFLFQMQAMTNIEVLNAYNIKKIVTGCPHCFNTIKNEYPGLGGTYEVIHHTQLIQDLINEGKLKAEGGESFKGKKITYHDPCYLGRGNGIYEAPRKALEVLDAQLVEMKRCKSNGLCCGAGGAQMFKEPEKGNKDINVERIDEALETNPQFIAAGCPFCMTMLSDGIKLKDKEQEVKVLDIAEITARANGL from the coding sequence ATGGAATTTAAAGTCCCTACGATGGCCGAGTTAATGGCCGCAGGTGAAGAACCAGAAATATTATTTTGGGTGGGTTGTGCCGGAAGTTACGATGAAAGGGCACAGAAAATCACCCACGCCATCTGCAAGATCTTACATCATGTAGGTATAAAATATGCGGTATTGGGGACCGAAGAAAGCTGCACCGGAGATCCGGCTAAAAGAGCTGGGAACGAGTTCCTTTTCCAGATGCAGGCCATGACCAATATCGAAGTTTTGAATGCTTATAACATTAAAAAAATCGTAACCGGCTGTCCGCATTGCTTCAACACCATTAAAAATGAATATCCTGGCCTGGGCGGCACTTACGAGGTGATCCACCATACGCAACTTATCCAAGACTTAATTAACGAGGGTAAGTTAAAAGCCGAAGGTGGAGAAAGCTTTAAAGGCAAAAAAATCACTTATCACGATCCTTGTTATTTGGGCCGTGGAAACGGAATTTACGAAGCGCCAAGAAAAGCATTAGAAGTTTTAGATGCGCAATTGGTAGAAATGAAACGCTGCAAAAGCAATGGTTTATGCTGCGGTGCCGGTGGTGCACAAATGTTTAAAGAACCCGAAAAAGGAAATAAAGACATCAATGTTGAACGTATTGACGAAGCGCTTGAAACCAATCCACAATTTATTGCAGCGGGCTGTCCATTTTGTATGACAATGCTGAGCGATGGTATTAAATTAAAAGATAAAGAACAGGAAGTCAAGGTATTGGATATTGCCGAAATTACGGCAAGGGCAAACGGCTTGTAA
- a CDS encoding (Fe-S)-binding protein, whose translation MVAQILFLVLTLAAIALFTVNLRKIIRNIRLGKAVDRKDQPQKRLMTMLRVAFGQSKMVVRPIPAFLHFFVYIGFVIINIEVLEIMIDGLFGTHRIFNGLGGLYNFLIGSFEILAFTVWVSCAIFLIRRNVLKLKRFSGVEMKSWPKSDANYILITEILLMSAFLLMNAADAKLQLLGAKHYVNAGAFPVSQYLMNILPSTAHALVIIERSCWWFHIIGILAFLNYLPYSKHFHILFAFPNTYFSNLEPKGEFTNMASVTNEVKAMLDPSFVPAETEPGKFGAKDVTDLSWVNLMNAYTCTECGRCTSVCPANITGKLLSPRKIMMDTRDRITEVGQNIDKHGAEHQDGKSLLDDYISREEIWACTSCNACVEACPVNIDPLQIIMELRRFAVMEESQAPGSINAMLGNIENNQAPWKYSPADRFNWAQES comes from the coding sequence ATGGTGGCACAGATCCTTTTTCTAGTACTTACACTTGCAGCAATTGCGCTGTTTACAGTTAACCTGCGTAAAATAATTCGCAATATCCGCTTAGGCAAAGCAGTAGATCGAAAAGATCAACCGCAAAAAAGGTTAATGACCATGTTACGGGTAGCCTTTGGTCAATCCAAAATGGTTGTCCGCCCTATTCCTGCATTTCTCCACTTTTTTGTTTACATCGGTTTTGTGATCATTAATATCGAAGTACTCGAAATTATGATCGATGGATTATTCGGCACTCACCGTATTTTTAATGGTTTGGGTGGGCTTTATAACTTTCTGATCGGTTCTTTCGAAATCCTGGCCTTTACGGTTTGGGTTTCCTGTGCTATTTTTCTTATTCGCAGGAATGTACTAAAACTTAAACGCTTTAGTGGTGTCGAGATGAAAAGCTGGCCAAAATCTGATGCGAACTATATTCTCATCACAGAGATTTTATTAATGAGTGCTTTCCTGCTCATGAATGCTGCTGATGCAAAACTCCAGCTTTTAGGTGCAAAACACTATGTAAATGCAGGTGCTTTTCCGGTAAGTCAGTATTTAATGAACATTCTTCCTTCAACAGCGCATGCATTGGTTATTATTGAGCGCAGCTGCTGGTGGTTCCACATTATCGGGATTCTGGCTTTCTTAAATTATCTGCCTTATTCGAAACATTTCCATATTCTTTTCGCCTTTCCAAACACGTACTTTTCAAATCTGGAGCCTAAAGGTGAATTCACTAATATGGCCTCAGTTACCAATGAGGTAAAAGCAATGCTCGATCCTTCTTTTGTTCCGGCAGAAACCGAACCTGGTAAATTTGGAGCAAAAGATGTAACCGACTTAAGCTGGGTAAACCTGATGAATGCCTATACCTGTACCGAATGCGGAAGATGCACTTCGGTATGCCCGGCAAATATTACAGGTAAACTTTTATCGCCAAGGAAAATTATGATGGATACCCGCGACCGTATTACCGAAGTGGGTCAGAACATTGATAAACATGGTGCAGAACATCAGGATGGAAAATCATTATTAGACGATTATATCAGCAGAGAAGAGATCTGGGCCTGTACCAGTTGTAACGCCTGTGTAGAGGCCTGTCCGGTAAACATCGATCCATTACAGATTATTATGGAGCTCCGCCGTTTTGCGGTAATGGAAGAATCGCAGGCACCAGGAAGCATTAATGCAATGCTGGGAAATATCGAGAACAACCAGGCACCCTGGAAATACTCGCCAGCCGATCGTTTTAACTGGGCACAAGAAAGTTAG
- a CDS encoding DKNYY domain-containing protein, whose translation MNKNIIKLIRITAVIAFLILITFTVSFLLPGREADTNTIDNEGQQIGGIFVRYQDHVYAAVPSNGNYMIKEADAKSFRLVDNSYQNRQFGIDKNNAYCGNLVVKDFNPATAKAIGNSYFTDGKQTCYCSSMSVENEDLSIFSWLSQQSLYGLGIGDKPQTYIYPLAKLEAGPVPYRVILKAEAVTNGTLCYYQGKILPLAHGASLRQISELYNDGDIRESQNYLADGQSVYYKNALLPLQDHPNLQAIVIDGQNQENYLLDPKQGMVYVNDLPFDKQYSPYNILSLNGAHVYHALFLSKHGIFYFDKKKRKVLRFKDNPFDGGNFREIAPLIFSDGHQILYTEASQIWGGNKNPGLKSESTHIYRLDEPTTGNWQKIGMVGGSYGSVWKNGNAYYYFDELGDSQLIPQTIYRITDQHAVAALFAPQIRTDDIRKLVDTGGLLKVKRTELIEVETGFSKGFGEVILIVLAVLTGVLLFLWILRKLGINLKPSIIKD comes from the coding sequence ATGAACAAAAATATCATCAAGCTTATCAGGATAACTGCAGTCATTGCTTTCCTGATTTTAATAACGTTTACTGTGTCTTTTCTCTTGCCAGGAAGGGAGGCGGATACTAATACTATTGATAATGAAGGACAGCAAATAGGTGGGATATTTGTCCGTTATCAAGACCATGTATATGCGGCTGTGCCAAGTAATGGTAACTATATGATTAAAGAGGCTGATGCCAAAAGCTTCAGACTAGTTGATAATAGCTACCAAAACCGCCAGTTTGGGATAGATAAGAATAACGCTTACTGTGGTAACCTTGTTGTAAAAGATTTCAATCCAGCTACAGCCAAAGCAATTGGTAATAGTTATTTCACCGATGGTAAGCAAACCTGCTACTGTTCTTCAATGAGTGTAGAAAATGAAGACTTATCAATTTTCTCCTGGTTGAGCCAACAGAGTTTATATGGTCTTGGAATAGGGGATAAGCCACAGACCTATATTTACCCGCTCGCTAAACTTGAAGCCGGACCAGTTCCTTATCGGGTTATCCTTAAAGCTGAGGCGGTAACTAATGGAACCTTGTGTTACTATCAAGGTAAAATTCTTCCGCTGGCCCATGGTGCGAGCCTCAGGCAGATCTCTGAGTTATATAATGATGGCGATATCCGTGAAAGTCAAAACTATCTGGCGGATGGACAATCTGTATACTATAAAAATGCCCTGTTGCCACTTCAGGATCACCCGAACCTGCAAGCCATTGTTATTGATGGTCAAAATCAGGAAAATTATCTCTTAGATCCTAAGCAAGGTATGGTCTACGTCAATGACCTGCCTTTTGATAAGCAATATAGTCCTTATAACATATTGTCTCTAAATGGGGCACATGTCTATCATGCTTTATTTTTAAGTAAGCATGGAATCTTTTATTTTGATAAGAAGAAAAGGAAAGTTTTAAGGTTCAAAGATAACCCATTTGATGGTGGCAATTTCAGAGAAATTGCACCACTTATTTTTTCAGATGGTCATCAAATTTTATACACTGAGGCCAGTCAGATTTGGGGTGGAAATAAAAATCCGGGGCTTAAATCCGAGTCAACACATATTTATAGATTAGATGAGCCTACAACAGGAAACTGGCAGAAAATAGGTATGGTTGGAGGCAGTTATGGCTCAGTATGGAAAAATGGAAATGCTTATTATTACTTTGACGAGCTTGGCGATTCTCAACTAATCCCACAAACCATTTATCGCATTACTGATCAGCATGCAGTAGCCGCTTTATTTGCTCCTCAAATCCGTACAGATGACATTCGCAAACTTGTTGATACGGGTGGCCTGTTAAAAGTTAAACGCACAGAATTGATTGAAGTGGAGACAGGATTTTCAAAGGGTTTTGGAGAGGTGATATTGATCGTATTAGCTGTCCTCACAGGTGTTCTATTATTTTTATGGATACTGAGAAAATTAGGTATCAATCTCAAACCTTCTATCATCAAAGATTAG
- a CDS encoding SRPBCC domain-containing protein — MEKIEFKTTINASAEKVWNALFGIETYPKWTAVFMEGSRVETDWRKGSKALFHDGKGDGMLAIIEENIPNQYMSIKHIGEIKDGKETLHNWGESFENYTLTEKDGKTEIIIDMEIIKEWLDYFEKTWPKALDKVKEIAEK; from the coding sequence ATGGAAAAGATCGAATTTAAAACCACAATTAACGCCTCAGCAGAAAAAGTTTGGAATGCGCTGTTTGGCATAGAAACATACCCCAAATGGACAGCTGTTTTTATGGAAGGATCGCGTGTGGAAACCGATTGGAGAAAAGGAAGCAAGGCCCTGTTTCACGATGGGAAGGGAGATGGAATGCTTGCTATTATTGAAGAAAACATACCCAATCAATACATGTCTATCAAACATATTGGTGAAATAAAGGATGGGAAGGAAACCCTTCATAATTGGGGCGAATCTTTCGAAAATTATACGCTAACCGAAAAAGACGGTAAAACGGAAATTATAATCGACATGGAAATTATAAAAGAATGGCTTGACTATTTCGAAAAGACCTGGCCAAAAGCACTGGATAAGGTTAAGGAGATAGCCGAGAAATAA
- a CDS encoding S41 family peptidase yields MRNKKFFYLVTLGFLSFGAISGCKKSSSASDELVTPPVVTTPSGTRDELTKDSIFLYGKELYYWNTSLPTYAVFNPRGFSSNEAELYAMTQYSLDPATGKPYEYVSTSSEPKYSFFDYTAATTGKTGALKADVNGSANDFGFSVQYNYNSTTDLRVKYVYPNSPAALQGLTRGCRITGVNGRTDLTYPGAVSFLNNAIFGTNATVTLAFTDIGGNSKTAVISSGLYTVNPILFTNIYTVGTKKVGYMVFNSFTNNASSAINAVFANFATQGVSELIIDLRYNGGGYVSTATDIINLVAPAGETGNTMFTSYYNNYLQSITTAQRKASVLAHQPLLDDEGKLQTFTSGVNGKYATYADLNYLPTAADNIEKFAKSGSLSLNRVYFIVTGSTASASELTINSLKPVMDVKLIGRTTYGKPVGFFPIRIDKVDMYIPEFETKNKLGVGGYYSGLTVDKESAEDLSKAWGDETETLLAYALLYAKNGNFVTTAAKTASLSTTTTAMPSKLSVAELRALDEKLDPKGFKGMVMTPDKKF; encoded by the coding sequence ATGAGAAATAAGAAATTCTTTTACCTGGTAACACTAGGTTTTTTAAGCTTCGGTGCCATTAGTGGCTGCAAAAAGAGCAGTTCTGCGTCTGATGAGCTTGTAACCCCACCAGTTGTTACCACGCCTTCCGGAACGCGGGATGAATTGACTAAAGATTCTATCTTTTTATATGGAAAAGAACTTTATTACTGGAATACTTCGCTACCCACTTATGCCGTGTTTAACCCGCGTGGATTTAGTTCAAATGAAGCTGAACTATATGCCATGACACAATATTCTTTAGACCCGGCAACAGGAAAGCCATACGAATATGTAAGCACTTCCAGTGAACCTAAATATTCGTTTTTCGACTATACGGCAGCTACGACAGGTAAAACAGGAGCGCTTAAGGCAGATGTAAACGGATCAGCCAATGATTTTGGTTTTTCCGTTCAGTATAATTATAACAGCACGACCGATCTGAGGGTAAAATATGTTTATCCAAACTCGCCGGCTGCATTACAGGGTTTAACACGTGGCTGTAGGATAACCGGTGTGAATGGAAGAACAGACCTGACCTATCCTGGTGCAGTTAGTTTTTTAAATAACGCTATTTTTGGAACCAATGCAACGGTGACTTTGGCTTTTACTGATATTGGCGGAAACTCTAAAACAGCAGTTATATCCAGTGGCTTGTATACTGTCAATCCGATATTGTTTACCAATATTTATACGGTTGGAACAAAGAAAGTGGGGTATATGGTATTTAATAGTTTCACCAATAATGCCTCTTCAGCCATAAATGCAGTTTTTGCTAATTTTGCTACCCAGGGAGTAAGTGAATTAATTATTGATTTACGCTATAATGGTGGAGGCTATGTTTCAACAGCTACTGACATCATTAATTTAGTAGCCCCGGCAGGCGAAACCGGTAATACGATGTTTACTTCTTATTATAATAACTATTTACAGTCGATCACTACTGCCCAGCGCAAAGCCTCTGTTTTGGCACACCAGCCACTGTTAGATGATGAGGGGAAATTACAGACCTTTACCTCTGGCGTAAACGGAAAGTACGCCACTTATGCTGATTTAAATTATTTGCCTACAGCTGCTGACAATATAGAGAAATTTGCAAAGTCCGGTTCATTATCTTTAAACAGGGTTTATTTTATAGTAACCGGATCAACAGCCTCGGCAAGTGAGTTAACCATTAACAGTTTAAAACCAGTTATGGATGTAAAATTAATTGGTAGAACAACTTATGGTAAACCTGTAGGTTTCTTTCCGATCAGAATAGATAAGGTAGATATGTATATCCCTGAATTTGAAACCAAAAACAAACTTGGCGTTGGTGGCTATTATTCTGGCCTAACGGTTGATAAAGAATCAGCAGAGGATTTAAGTAAGGCATGGGGTGATGAAACAGAGACATTATTGGCCTATGCTTTGTTATATGCTAAGAATGGGAATTTTGTAACTACAGCGGCAAAAACAGCTAGCTTAAGTACAACCACAACAGCAATGCCATCAAAACTATCAGTAGCAGAACTAAGGGCATTAGATGAAAAGTTGGATCCAAAAGGATTTAAGGGGATGGTGATGACACCGGATAAGAAATTTTAA
- a CDS encoding GNAT family N-acetyltransferase, with product MAITLRKITPTDNIATASMIRSVLKEFKVDKPGTVYTDPTTDDLSTLFEHPKSAYWLAEEGGVIIGGCGIYPTAGLPEGCVELVKFYALPASRGKGIGKVLMEKSIASAQQFGYNEIYLESFPELAKAITIYEKAGFKKLAGPLGNSGHYACNIWMLLVL from the coding sequence ATGGCCATTACCCTTAGAAAGATCACTCCAACAGATAATATTGCTACTGCTTCCATGATCAGATCGGTTTTAAAAGAATTTAAAGTAGACAAGCCTGGTACTGTTTATACCGATCCTACAACCGACGATTTGTCAACTCTTTTCGAACATCCTAAATCTGCTTATTGGTTAGCCGAAGAGGGTGGAGTTATTATTGGTGGCTGTGGTATTTATCCAACAGCTGGCTTGCCAGAGGGTTGTGTTGAACTCGTTAAATTTTATGCTCTGCCAGCTTCGCGCGGTAAAGGTATCGGTAAAGTGCTAATGGAAAAAAGTATAGCATCTGCTCAGCAATTTGGTTATAATGAAATTTACCTGGAGTCTTTTCCGGAACTTGCCAAAGCCATTACCATTTATGAAAAGGCTGGATTTAAAAAACTCGCAGGTCCGCTGGGCAATTCTGGTCATTATGCCTGTAATATTTGGATGCTATTGGTTTTATAG